The following are encoded together in the Canis aureus isolate CA01 chromosome 30, VMU_Caureus_v.1.0, whole genome shotgun sequence genome:
- the RRP1B gene encoding ribosomal RNA processing protein 1 homolog B isoform X4 — protein MAPAMQPAELQFAQRLASHEKGIRDRAVKKLRQYISVKTQRETGGFSQEELLKIWKGLFYCMWVQDEPLLQEELANTISQLVHVVNNSEAQHLFIQTFWQTMNREWKGIDRLRLGKYYMLIRLVLRQSFEVLKRHGWEESTRTDVTVFFGGRGKSWRAAVNRTACVVFFSRIKLFLDVLMKEILHPESQSPNGVKFHFIDIYLDELSKVGGKELLADQNLQFIDPFCKIAAKTKDQTLVQTIARGVLEVIVDQSPFGPEETLEEQKAQGEENEFSEDEMPENEVAWRKPVSKKKPALGKQHCREDGVHGDGERGGGRLEDAGPLLQFDYKAVADRLLEITNRKNIPPFNRKRLSKLIKKFQDLSEAGSISQLSFAEDISADEEEQILNRGRHKKKGNKLLEKTELEKERGNKFFLTEEEEGEASVQKRKRKKKKKNHLQPEHLGSSAEAMPPEQNGGGEPEAGASRAPRTPAAEPRPAATPGPQEQGGAGPPTAHSRKKRPKKKSSRVQAGSTESTALPPLEDAAPGGPCSARAQDLAPRATPAGGAPVPKRKRKLGALPVNGSGPPALAWPPPPGGRLKRKKAEHGSPDVHSPSSQKTAILKKRKKVKETSDLAARGAVLESEATLRQALGDGGALSPSKKQQLRTENDFVRFDTAFLPKPLFFRKAKSSATATSAHPALQRDKMPSSSKKVTFGLNRNMTAG, from the exons GAGGAGCTAGCGAACACTATTTCCCAACTCGTCCACGTTGTTAACAACTCAGAGGCCC AACACCTGTTCATTCAAACCTTTTGGCAAACAATGAATCGAGAGTGGAAGGGGATAGACCGGCTGCGCCTGGGCAAATATTATATG CTGATCCGCCTGGTCCTGAGGCAGTCCTTTGAAGTTCTCAAGCGACATGGCTGGGAAGAAAG CACAAGAACAGACGTGACTGTTTTCtttgggggaagagggaagagctgGCGTGCTGCAGTTAATAGGACCGCGTGTGTTGTTTTCTTCAGCCGAATCAAGCTCTTCCTGGATGTCTTGATGAAAGAAATCCTGCATCCTGAGAGCCAGTCTCCTAATGGAGTGAAGTTCCACTTCATTGATATTTATCTGGATGAACTATCCAAAGTGGGAGGGAAAGAG CTTTTGGCAGATCAGAATCTCCAATTTATTGATCCATTCTGCAAAATTGCTGCCAAAACTAAGGA CCAGACATTGGTACAGACTATAGCTAGGGGTGTGCTGGAAGTCATCGTAGACCAGTCTCCTTTCGGACCGGAAGAGACCCTCGAGGAACAGAAAGCCCAAGGGGAGGAGAACGAGTTCTCCGAAGATGAGATGCCTGAAAACGAGGTGGCATGGAGAAAACCAGTCAGTAAAAAGAAGCCTG CACTGGGCAAGCAGCACTGCAGAGAGGACGGGGTCCACGGCGACGGGGAGAGAGGCGGTGGGCGCCTGGAGGACGCTGGGCCCCTGCTCCAG TTCGACTACAAGGCTGTTGCGGACCGGCTCCTGGAGATCACCAACAGGAAAAACATCCCACCCTTCAACAGGAAGCGtctctccaaactcatcaaaaa GTTCCAGGATCTTTCTGAAG CAGGCAGTATATCTCAGCTCAGTTTTGCCGAGGACATTTCTGCTGATGAAGAGGAGCAAATCCTCAACCGAGGAAGacacaagaaaaaaggaaataaacttttaGAGAAAACCGAGctggaaaaagagagag GAAACAAGTTCTTTCTTactgaggaagaggagggtgaAGCCAGTGttcagaagaggaaaaggaagaagaagaagaagaaccaccTCCAGCCTGAACATTTAGGGTCGAGCGCTGAAGCCATGCCCCCAGAACAGAACGGAGGTGGCGAGCCAGAGGCCGGTGCGAGCAGAGCCCCGAGGACGCCAGCAGCAGAGCCCAGGCCGGCAgccaccccaggcccccaggaacAGGGCGGCGCGGGGCCCCCCACAGCCCACAGCAGGAAGAAACGGCCCAAGAAGAAGAGCTCCAGGGTCCAGGCCGGGAGCACGGAGTCCACAGCACTGCCGCCCCTGGAGGATGCGGCTCCTGGCGGCCCCTGCAGCGCCCGTGCTCAGGACCTGGCTCCGCGAGCCACCCCCGCCGGCGGGGCCCCGGTCCCGAAGAGGAAGCGGAAACTCGGAGCCCTCCCGGTCAACGGCAGCGGTCCCCCCGCACTGGCCTGGCCCCCACCTCCGGGCGGGAGGCTGAAGAGAAAGAAGGCGGAGCACGGCAGCCCCGACGTGCACAGCCCGTCCAGTCAGAAAACTGCCATcttgaaaaagaggaagaaggtgaaGGAGACGTCTGACTTGGCAGCACGTGGCGCGGTGTTGGAGTCCGAGGCCACGCTCAGGCAGGCTCTG GGAGACGGGGGCGCCTTAAGCCCCTCGAAGAAGCAGCAGCTGAGGACGGAGAACGACTTTGTGAGGTTCGACACTGCCTTCTTACCAAAGCCGCTGTTCTTCAGAAAAGCCAAGAGCAGCGCCACTGCCACTTCTGCACACCCTGCCCTGCAG CGAGACAAGATGCCGTCCAGCTCCAAGAAGGTCACTTTCGGGCTGAACAGAAACATGACCGCGG GATAG
- the RRP1B gene encoding ribosomal RNA processing protein 1 homolog B isoform X5, whose amino-acid sequence MNREWKGIDRLRLGKYYMLIRLVLRQSFEVLKRHGWEESTRTDVTVFFGGRGKSWRAAVNRTACVVFFSRIKLFLDVLMKEILHPESQSPNGVKFHFIDIYLDELSKVGGKELLADQNLQFIDPFCKIAAKTKDQTLVQTIARGVLEVIVDQSPFGPEETLEEQKAQGEENEFSEDEMPENEVAWRKPVSKKKPALGKQHCREDGVHGDGERGGGRLEDAGPLLQFDYKAVADRLLEITNRKNIPPFNRKRLSKLIKKFQDLSEAGSISQLSFAEDISADEEEQILNRGRHKKKGNKLLEKTELEKERGNKFFLTEEEEGEASVQKRKRKKKKKNHLQPEHLGSSAEAMPPEQNGGGEPEAGASRAPRTPAAEPRPAATPGPQEQGGAGPPTAHSRKKRPKKKSSRVQAGSTESTALPPLEDAAPGGPCSARAQDLAPRATPAGGAPVPKRKRKLGALPVNGSGPPALAWPPPPGGRLKRKKAEHGSPDVHSPSSQKTAILKKRKKVKETSDLAARGAVLESEATLRQALGDGGALSPSKKQQLRTENDFVRFDTAFLPKPLFFRKAKSSATATSAHPALQRDKMPSSSKKVTFGLNRNMTAEFKKTDKSILVSPTGPSRVAFNPEQRPLHGVLKTPTSSPTSTPLGTKKLLTTTPKRRPTAMDFF is encoded by the exons ATGAATCGAGAGTGGAAGGGGATAGACCGGCTGCGCCTGGGCAAATATTATATG CTGATCCGCCTGGTCCTGAGGCAGTCCTTTGAAGTTCTCAAGCGACATGGCTGGGAAGAAAG CACAAGAACAGACGTGACTGTTTTCtttgggggaagagggaagagctgGCGTGCTGCAGTTAATAGGACCGCGTGTGTTGTTTTCTTCAGCCGAATCAAGCTCTTCCTGGATGTCTTGATGAAAGAAATCCTGCATCCTGAGAGCCAGTCTCCTAATGGAGTGAAGTTCCACTTCATTGATATTTATCTGGATGAACTATCCAAAGTGGGAGGGAAAGAG CTTTTGGCAGATCAGAATCTCCAATTTATTGATCCATTCTGCAAAATTGCTGCCAAAACTAAGGA CCAGACATTGGTACAGACTATAGCTAGGGGTGTGCTGGAAGTCATCGTAGACCAGTCTCCTTTCGGACCGGAAGAGACCCTCGAGGAACAGAAAGCCCAAGGGGAGGAGAACGAGTTCTCCGAAGATGAGATGCCTGAAAACGAGGTGGCATGGAGAAAACCAGTCAGTAAAAAGAAGCCTG CACTGGGCAAGCAGCACTGCAGAGAGGACGGGGTCCACGGCGACGGGGAGAGAGGCGGTGGGCGCCTGGAGGACGCTGGGCCCCTGCTCCAG TTCGACTACAAGGCTGTTGCGGACCGGCTCCTGGAGATCACCAACAGGAAAAACATCCCACCCTTCAACAGGAAGCGtctctccaaactcatcaaaaa GTTCCAGGATCTTTCTGAAG CAGGCAGTATATCTCAGCTCAGTTTTGCCGAGGACATTTCTGCTGATGAAGAGGAGCAAATCCTCAACCGAGGAAGacacaagaaaaaaggaaataaacttttaGAGAAAACCGAGctggaaaaagagagag GAAACAAGTTCTTTCTTactgaggaagaggagggtgaAGCCAGTGttcagaagaggaaaaggaagaagaagaagaagaaccaccTCCAGCCTGAACATTTAGGGTCGAGCGCTGAAGCCATGCCCCCAGAACAGAACGGAGGTGGCGAGCCAGAGGCCGGTGCGAGCAGAGCCCCGAGGACGCCAGCAGCAGAGCCCAGGCCGGCAgccaccccaggcccccaggaacAGGGCGGCGCGGGGCCCCCCACAGCCCACAGCAGGAAGAAACGGCCCAAGAAGAAGAGCTCCAGGGTCCAGGCCGGGAGCACGGAGTCCACAGCACTGCCGCCCCTGGAGGATGCGGCTCCTGGCGGCCCCTGCAGCGCCCGTGCTCAGGACCTGGCTCCGCGAGCCACCCCCGCCGGCGGGGCCCCGGTCCCGAAGAGGAAGCGGAAACTCGGAGCCCTCCCGGTCAACGGCAGCGGTCCCCCCGCACTGGCCTGGCCCCCACCTCCGGGCGGGAGGCTGAAGAGAAAGAAGGCGGAGCACGGCAGCCCCGACGTGCACAGCCCGTCCAGTCAGAAAACTGCCATcttgaaaaagaggaagaaggtgaaGGAGACGTCTGACTTGGCAGCACGTGGCGCGGTGTTGGAGTCCGAGGCCACGCTCAGGCAGGCTCTG GGAGACGGGGGCGCCTTAAGCCCCTCGAAGAAGCAGCAGCTGAGGACGGAGAACGACTTTGTGAGGTTCGACACTGCCTTCTTACCAAAGCCGCTGTTCTTCAGAAAAGCCAAGAGCAGCGCCACTGCCACTTCTGCACACCCTGCCCTGCAG CGAGACAAGATGCCGTCCAGCTCCAAGAAGGTCACTTTCGGGCTGAACAGAAACATGACCGCGG